One segment of Calliopsis andreniformis isolate RMS-2024a chromosome 1, iyCalAndr_principal, whole genome shotgun sequence DNA contains the following:
- the LOC143182281 gene encoding fatty-acid amide hydrolase 2-A-like isoform X1: MELLLCALPLLFSKFLITRWETMVLIIQKVLKFVLFLLSCLLTPFLKLQCFRKRKRLPPITNRLLLISASEIARRIRRKQLSSEEIVRVYIDRCKVVNPIVNAIVESRFDAAIQEARKVDDFLTWTTKTEEELERDVPLLGVPMTVKESIAVKGMSYSVGVKRKVLEKAPEDADVVSMIREAGAIILLVSNTPELCLFWESTNKVTGITWNPYDTRRVAGGSSGGEAALLASAASVASLSSDVGGSARFPALFCGIFGHKPTACMVSCKGHKPSSTDEKWTQNFTIGTMTRYAEDLSLMMKIISQTEEARRSFTQKVSLKDMQFFYMEECCGITNSVKGEMKEAMNKLRKHIETTYGHNVQKAQLTDMKFAFDTSAHLLLEMDVDGITDEVKAAGKGKIFLELLKFNFCASRHTFPTLGYGLLKWIFDTFLKRYRGKFHEKKISLKKQFEDVLGDNGVLIYPSFVSAAHYPYESLVKVGNFSYMMIYNVLGLPVTQCPMGLNRDGLPVGLQIVANPGNDHLTIAVAQEIQRAFGGWQQPPTAKLAV, from the exons ATGGAACTTCTATTGTGCGCGTTGCCATTGTTGTTCTCCAAATTCCTGATCACTCGATGG GAAACGATGGTGTTAATCATTCAAAAGGTGCTCAAGTTCGTCTTGTTTTTATTATCATGCTTGTTAACACCGTTCTTGAAGCTGCAATGCTTCCGGAAACGAAAGCGCCTACCACCGATCACTAATCGTTTGCTGCTAATCTCTGCTAGCGAAATTGCACGACGGATTCGAAGAAAACAG CTCAGCAGCGAAGAAATCGTGCGAGTGTATATAGACAGATGCAAGGTTGTGAATCCGATAGTGAACGCGATAGTAGAGTCGAGGTTCGACGCTGCCATTCAAGAGGCACGCAAGGTGGATGACTTTTTAACGTGGACCACGAAGACGGAAGAGGAACTGGAGCGCGACGTGCCTTTGCTGGGCGTCCCCATGACTGTTAAGGAGAGTATAGCTGTCAAAG GAATGTCTTACTCCGTCGGAGTGAAGAGGAAGGTCCTGGAAAAAGCTCCAGAAGATGCTGACGTTGTGAGCATGATTCGTGAAGCAGGTGCGATAATTCTGCTCGTGAGCAACACACCAGAGCTCTGCCTGTTCTGGGAGAGTACAAACAAAGTGACTGGCATCACATGGAATCCCTACGACACGAGAAGAGTCGCTGGCGGTTCCTCGGGTGGGGAG GCGGCACTTTTGGCCTCTGCAGCATCCGTGGCGAGCCTTTCTTCTGACGTAGGAGGTTCAGCAAGGTTCCCAGCACTGTTCTGCGGGATTTTTGGCCACAAACCCACAGCCT GTATGGTGTCTTGCAAGGGTCATAAACCATCATCCACTGACGAAAAATGGACTCAGAACTTCACCATCGGCACGATGACCAGGTACGCTGAGGATCTTTCCCTGATGATGAAGATAATATCGCAGACGGAGGAAGCTCGTCGTAGTTTTACTCAGAAG GTGTCGCTGAAGGATATGCAATTTTTTTATATGGAGGAGTGTTGTGGAATAACGAATTCCGTCAAAGGGGAGATGAAGGAAGCCATGAACAAGCTGAGGAAGCATATAGAGACCACGTATGGTCACAATGTGCAAAAG GCTCAATTAACTGACATGAAGTTTGCTTTTGATACGTCCGCGCATCTTTTACTGGAAATGGACGTCGATGGAATTACTGACGAAGTCAAAGCCGCG GGTAAAGGCAAAATCTTTCTGGAGCTTTTGAAATTCAACTTCTGCGCATCACGACACACATTTCCCACGCTTGGATATGGCCTCCTGAAATGGATATTCGATACGTTCCTGAAGAGATACCGCGGCAAATTTCATGAAAAGAAGATTTCTTTGAAGAAACAGTTCGAG GATGTTCTAGGTGACAATGGTGTTCTGATTTATCCCTCGTTCGTGTCAGCAGCACATTACCCATATGAATCACTCGTTAAAGTTGGGAATTTTTCGTACATGATGATCTACAATGTGCTTGGATTGCCAGTGACACAGTGTCCTATGGGATTAAATCGTGACGGATTGCCTGTTGGTCTACAG ATCGTGGCAAACCCAGGCAACGATCATCTAACCATCGCAGTGGCCCAAGAAATCCAGAGAGCCTTTGGTGGTTGGCAACAACCACCGACCGCCAAACTAGCAGTAtaa
- the LOC143182281 gene encoding fatty-acid amide hydrolase 2-A-like isoform X2, producing MELLLCALPLLFSKFLITRWETMVLIIQKVLKFVLFLLSCLLTPFLKLQCFRKRKRLPPITNRLLLISASEIARRIRRKQLSSEEIVRVYIDRCKVVNPIVNAIVESRFDAAIQEARKVDDFLTWTTKTEEELERDVPLLGVPMTVKESIAVKGMSYSVGVKRKVLEKAPEDADVVSMIREAGAIILLVSNTPELCLFWESTNKVTGITWNPYDTRRVAGGSSGGEAALLASAASVASLSSDVGGSARFPALFCGIFGHKPTACMVSCKGHKPSSTDEKWTQNFTIGTMTRYAEDLSLMMKIISQTEEARRSFTQKVSLKDMQFFYMEECCGITNSVKGEMKEAMNKLRKHIETTYGHNVQKAQLTDMKFAFDTSAHLLLEMDVDGITDEVKAAGKGKIFLELLKFNFCASRHTFPTLGYGLLKWIFDTFLKRYRGKFHEKKISLKKQFEVTMVF from the exons ATGGAACTTCTATTGTGCGCGTTGCCATTGTTGTTCTCCAAATTCCTGATCACTCGATGG GAAACGATGGTGTTAATCATTCAAAAGGTGCTCAAGTTCGTCTTGTTTTTATTATCATGCTTGTTAACACCGTTCTTGAAGCTGCAATGCTTCCGGAAACGAAAGCGCCTACCACCGATCACTAATCGTTTGCTGCTAATCTCTGCTAGCGAAATTGCACGACGGATTCGAAGAAAACAG CTCAGCAGCGAAGAAATCGTGCGAGTGTATATAGACAGATGCAAGGTTGTGAATCCGATAGTGAACGCGATAGTAGAGTCGAGGTTCGACGCTGCCATTCAAGAGGCACGCAAGGTGGATGACTTTTTAACGTGGACCACGAAGACGGAAGAGGAACTGGAGCGCGACGTGCCTTTGCTGGGCGTCCCCATGACTGTTAAGGAGAGTATAGCTGTCAAAG GAATGTCTTACTCCGTCGGAGTGAAGAGGAAGGTCCTGGAAAAAGCTCCAGAAGATGCTGACGTTGTGAGCATGATTCGTGAAGCAGGTGCGATAATTCTGCTCGTGAGCAACACACCAGAGCTCTGCCTGTTCTGGGAGAGTACAAACAAAGTGACTGGCATCACATGGAATCCCTACGACACGAGAAGAGTCGCTGGCGGTTCCTCGGGTGGGGAG GCGGCACTTTTGGCCTCTGCAGCATCCGTGGCGAGCCTTTCTTCTGACGTAGGAGGTTCAGCAAGGTTCCCAGCACTGTTCTGCGGGATTTTTGGCCACAAACCCACAGCCT GTATGGTGTCTTGCAAGGGTCATAAACCATCATCCACTGACGAAAAATGGACTCAGAACTTCACCATCGGCACGATGACCAGGTACGCTGAGGATCTTTCCCTGATGATGAAGATAATATCGCAGACGGAGGAAGCTCGTCGTAGTTTTACTCAGAAG GTGTCGCTGAAGGATATGCAATTTTTTTATATGGAGGAGTGTTGTGGAATAACGAATTCCGTCAAAGGGGAGATGAAGGAAGCCATGAACAAGCTGAGGAAGCATATAGAGACCACGTATGGTCACAATGTGCAAAAG GCTCAATTAACTGACATGAAGTTTGCTTTTGATACGTCCGCGCATCTTTTACTGGAAATGGACGTCGATGGAATTACTGACGAAGTCAAAGCCGCG GGTAAAGGCAAAATCTTTCTGGAGCTTTTGAAATTCAACTTCTGCGCATCACGACACACATTTCCCACGCTTGGATATGGCCTCCTGAAATGGATATTCGATACGTTCCTGAAGAGATACCGCGGCAAATTTCATGAAAAGAAGATTTCTTTGAAGAAACAGTTCGAG GTGACAATGGTGTTCTGA